A genome region from Streptomyces sp. S4.7 includes the following:
- a CDS encoding BCCT family transporter, whose amino-acid sequence MTTAGPGHPQDSQRPQTDRVVFGVTAVLTLAFVIWGSVATDSLEDASSSMLSGLIHNGGWAFVLVASGFVIFALWLAVSRYGKITLGEEGEKPEFRTVSWVAMMFSAGMGIGLMFFGVSEPLTFFTDPPPGTDPADAAAATETAMATTLFHWTLHPWAIYAVVGLAIAYSTFRRKRRQTISAVFVPLIGEKNAYGTPGRVIDILAIFATLFGSAASLGLGALQIGSGFTELNWRDNVSTALLVTIIAVLTLAFVGSAVSGVEKGVQWLSNTNMVLALFLALFVFILGPTVFILDLLPTSIASYFGDLAQLAGRTEASSGKGVAEWLGSWTVFYWAWWISWTPFVGMFIARISRGRTIRQFVGGVILVPSTVSLLWFAIFGGSGIRLQDDKGQLAKEATSEGQLFALLQDFPIATVTSILVMILVGIFFVSGADAASIVMGTLSQKGHFEPSKYVIVFWGVLTGAVAAVMLLVGDGSGDALQGLQNLTILVAAPFTLVMIGMCVALMRDLRRDPLILRGERGVEVVESAVIAGHAQYDGDFEIRIGPTPDDEPTGNTPEKSAPR is encoded by the coding sequence GTGACGACGGCCGGGCCCGGCCACCCCCAGGACTCCCAACGCCCCCAGACCGACCGGGTGGTGTTCGGTGTCACGGCCGTCCTCACGCTCGCCTTCGTGATCTGGGGCTCGGTGGCCACCGACTCCCTGGAGGACGCGTCGAGTTCGATGCTCTCCGGCCTGATCCACAACGGCGGCTGGGCGTTCGTCCTGGTGGCCTCGGGCTTCGTGATCTTCGCCCTCTGGCTGGCGGTCAGCCGCTACGGCAAGATCACGCTCGGTGAGGAGGGCGAGAAGCCCGAGTTCAGGACCGTCTCCTGGGTCGCCATGATGTTCAGCGCCGGCATGGGCATCGGTCTGATGTTCTTCGGCGTGAGCGAACCTCTCACCTTCTTCACCGACCCGCCCCCCGGCACCGACCCCGCCGACGCGGCGGCGGCCACCGAGACCGCCATGGCCACCACGCTCTTCCACTGGACCCTGCACCCCTGGGCCATCTACGCCGTGGTCGGGCTCGCCATCGCCTACAGCACCTTCCGGCGCAAGCGGCGCCAGACGATCAGCGCGGTCTTCGTGCCGCTCATCGGTGAGAAGAACGCGTACGGCACCCCCGGCCGCGTCATCGACATCCTCGCGATCTTCGCGACGCTCTTCGGCTCGGCGGCCTCGCTGGGCCTCGGCGCGCTCCAGATCGGCAGCGGCTTCACCGAGCTGAACTGGCGCGACAACGTCAGCACCGCGCTGCTCGTCACCATCATCGCCGTCCTGACCCTGGCGTTCGTGGGCTCGGCGGTCTCCGGTGTCGAGAAGGGCGTCCAGTGGCTCTCCAACACCAACATGGTGCTGGCGCTGTTCCTCGCCCTGTTCGTGTTCATCCTCGGTCCGACCGTCTTCATCCTCGACCTGCTGCCGACGTCGATCGCGTCCTACTTCGGCGATCTCGCCCAGCTCGCGGGCCGTACCGAGGCCAGCAGCGGCAAGGGCGTCGCCGAGTGGCTCGGCAGCTGGACGGTCTTCTACTGGGCCTGGTGGATCTCCTGGACGCCCTTCGTCGGCATGTTCATCGCCCGCATCAGCCGCGGCCGGACGATCCGTCAGTTCGTCGGCGGCGTCATTCTCGTACCGAGCACCGTGAGCCTGCTCTGGTTCGCCATCTTCGGCGGCTCGGGCATCAGGCTCCAGGACGACAAGGGCCAGCTCGCCAAGGAGGCGACGTCCGAGGGCCAGCTCTTCGCGCTGCTCCAGGACTTCCCGATCGCCACCGTCACCAGCATCCTGGTGATGATCCTCGTCGGCATCTTCTTCGTCTCCGGCGCCGACGCCGCGTCCATCGTGATGGGCACCCTCTCCCAGAAGGGGCACTTCGAGCCCAGCAAGTACGTGATCGTCTTCTGGGGTGTGCTGACCGGCGCCGTCGCCGCGGTGATGCTGCTCGTCGGGGACGGCAGCGGCGACGCGCTGCAAGGGCTCCAGAACCTGACCATCCTGGTGGCCGCGCCCTTCACGCTCGTCATGATCGGCATGTGCGTGGCGCTCATGCGCGACCTGCGCCGCGACCCGCTGATCCTCCGCGGCGAGCGGGGCGTCGAGGTCGTCGAGTCGGCGGTCATCGCCGGCCACGCGCAGTACGACGGCGACTTCGAGATCCGG
- a CDS encoding LacI family DNA-binding transcriptional regulator gives MPEQSPGSRPTLEAVAARAGVSRATASRVVNGGAGVRQPLVDKVLRAVEELGYVPNHAARTLVTRRTGAVAVIIAEPEIRIFSDPFFSQQIRGISKELTAHDTQLVLLLLEGPGDFERIARYLAGGHVDGALAFSLHIDDPLPAIIRRSGTPTVYGGRPSWTSAPSDQGVPYVDADNRGGARAAVQYLRDLGREQIAHIAGPPDQTSSTDRLDGYRDVLLDADPSLITEGEFTADSGARAMRELLERRPDLDAVFAANDLMASGALRVLRERGISVPGEVALVGFDDMESIAKDTDPPLTTIRQDVEGQGRLMARLLLRGLDKDSAETRAPASVITPTTLVRRASA, from the coding sequence TTGCCCGAGCAGTCACCTGGGTCCCGGCCCACGCTGGAAGCCGTCGCGGCGCGGGCCGGCGTCTCCCGGGCCACCGCGTCCCGGGTCGTCAACGGCGGTGCGGGGGTGCGGCAGCCGCTGGTCGACAAGGTGCTGAGGGCCGTCGAGGAACTGGGGTACGTACCGAACCACGCGGCCCGCACCCTGGTCACCCGGCGGACCGGCGCGGTCGCCGTGATCATCGCCGAGCCGGAGATCCGGATCTTCTCCGACCCGTTCTTCTCGCAGCAGATTCGCGGCATCAGCAAGGAACTGACCGCCCACGACACCCAGTTGGTGCTGCTCCTGCTCGAAGGCCCCGGCGACTTCGAGCGGATCGCCCGGTATCTGGCGGGCGGCCATGTCGACGGCGCCCTCGCCTTCTCGCTGCACATCGACGATCCGCTGCCGGCCATCATCCGCCGGTCGGGAACGCCGACGGTGTACGGCGGCCGGCCGAGCTGGACGTCGGCGCCCAGCGATCAGGGCGTGCCGTACGTGGACGCCGACAACCGCGGCGGCGCGCGGGCGGCCGTGCAGTATCTGCGCGACCTCGGGCGCGAGCAGATCGCGCACATCGCGGGCCCGCCCGACCAGACCTCGTCCACGGACCGGCTCGACGGCTACCGCGACGTCCTGCTCGACGCGGACCCGAGCCTGATCACCGAGGGCGAGTTCACGGCGGACAGCGGCGCGCGGGCGATGCGCGAACTGCTGGAGCGGCGCCCGGACCTGGACGCGGTGTTCGCGGCCAACGACCTGATGGCGTCGGGTGCGCTGCGGGTACTGCGCGAGCGCGGTATCTCGGTGCCCGGCGAGGTGGCGCTGGTCGGGTTCGACGACATGGAGTCCATCGCCAAGGACACCGACCCGCCGCTGACCACGATCCGGCAGGACGTGGAGGGGCAGGGCCGGCTGATGGCGCGGCTGCTGCTGCGCGGACTCGACAAGGACAGCGCGGAGACGCGGGCGCCCGCGTCAGTGATCACGCCGACCACGCTGGTGCGGCGGGCCTCGGCCTGA
- a CDS encoding glycosyl hydrolase — MPTSRSRPASVLVLVTAMAAVGLGPAAGPASAANIPVGSGSYSDTRPAGTSGPTNNVGAPVTPKLTEAAKDRPLPTNDWWTSLAYQRYGDNPYSTPMYGHPLTYQATSGGLEVGHPTTAAIVGDGRQYEYAHKADLTLGLTGLNSPDTKADDWSDWTVTPYWSDGTRTLRTTIGHGMPYVYAKGSGGDARITTASAPTVFSDDGNVLGITVAGHHYALFAPTGSDWSVSGSTVTAGLGDKDYFSLALLPSEDALATYAKYAYSFVTGSTTSWNSEGGDVEATYTLTTEPQEGTEKGTIQALYRHQWLNTTDQLTPYTYVSPRGTMKVREATSFTTRQKASGVLPALPESSGVDSAALKAQLDEVVNAGDPFSGATDTYWTGKALGRLAQLAPIADQVGETATRDKIVDLLKGRLEEWFTAGGASEFSYDNDWKTLTGYPASYGSDTELNDHHFHYSYYVYAAAIVAQYDQAWAAESAWGGMVETLVRDAANPSRTDSDFPFLRGFDVYAGHSWASGHQGFAAGNNQESSSESINLSAGLVLWGSATGNDELRELGSYLLATESEAIGQYWFDADQEVFPEDFQRGTVGMVWGSGGAYSTWWTANPEEIHGINVLPVTGGSLHLGREKEAIGRNIAEMEQENGGPAVEWRDILWEFEAIADPAGAKAKWDAGQAALSPEAGESKAHVHHWIGTLDAVGAPDPAVTGSIPTSAVFTKGGVSTYAAHNFASTEQTVTFSDGTTLTVPARSAASTTG; from the coding sequence ATGCCCACCTCCCGCTCCAGACCGGCTTCCGTGCTGGTTCTGGTCACTGCCATGGCCGCCGTAGGACTGGGTCCTGCCGCCGGTCCCGCCTCGGCCGCGAACATCCCTGTCGGATCGGGCAGTTACTCCGACACCCGCCCCGCGGGCACGTCGGGGCCGACGAACAACGTCGGTGCCCCGGTCACGCCCAAACTGACCGAGGCGGCCAAGGACAGGCCCCTCCCGACCAACGACTGGTGGACCTCGCTCGCCTATCAGCGTTACGGCGACAACCCGTACTCCACCCCGATGTACGGCCACCCGCTCACCTACCAGGCCACCTCCGGCGGACTGGAGGTCGGCCATCCCACGACCGCCGCCATCGTGGGTGACGGCCGGCAGTACGAGTACGCGCACAAGGCCGATCTCACCCTGGGTCTGACCGGTCTCAACTCCCCGGACACCAAGGCCGACGACTGGTCGGACTGGACGGTCACGCCGTACTGGTCCGACGGCACCCGCACGCTGCGGACCACCATCGGCCACGGCATGCCCTACGTGTACGCGAAGGGCTCGGGCGGCGACGCGCGCATCACCACCGCGTCGGCACCCACCGTCTTCTCCGACGACGGCAACGTCCTCGGCATCACCGTCGCCGGACACCACTACGCGCTCTTCGCGCCGACCGGCAGCGACTGGTCGGTCTCGGGCTCCACCGTCACGGCCGGACTCGGCGACAAGGACTACTTCTCGCTCGCGCTGCTGCCGTCCGAGGACGCGCTGGCGACGTACGCCAAGTACGCCTACAGCTTCGTCACCGGCTCCACGACGAGCTGGAACAGCGAGGGCGGCGACGTCGAGGCGACGTACACCCTCACCACCGAGCCGCAGGAGGGCACGGAGAAGGGCACGATCCAGGCCCTCTACCGGCACCAGTGGCTCAACACGACCGACCAGCTCACCCCGTACACCTACGTGTCACCGCGCGGCACGATGAAGGTGCGCGAGGCGACGTCCTTCACCACCCGCCAGAAGGCGTCCGGTGTACTGCCCGCGCTGCCGGAGTCGAGCGGGGTCGACTCGGCCGCGCTCAAGGCGCAGCTGGACGAGGTGGTCAATGCCGGTGACCCGTTCTCCGGGGCGACCGACACCTACTGGACCGGCAAGGCGCTCGGCCGGCTCGCCCAACTGGCCCCGATCGCGGACCAGGTCGGCGAGACCGCGACCCGCGACAAGATCGTGGACCTGCTCAAGGGCCGTCTGGAGGAGTGGTTCACGGCGGGCGGTGCCAGTGAGTTCAGCTATGACAACGACTGGAAGACGCTGACCGGTTACCCGGCTTCGTACGGAAGCGACACCGAACTCAACGACCACCACTTCCACTACAGCTACTACGTGTACGCGGCGGCGATCGTCGCCCAGTACGACCAGGCGTGGGCCGCCGAGTCCGCCTGGGGCGGCATGGTCGAGACGCTGGTGCGCGACGCCGCCAACCCGAGCCGCACGGACAGCGACTTCCCGTTCCTGCGCGGCTTCGACGTGTACGCGGGCCACAGCTGGGCCTCCGGACACCAGGGCTTCGCCGCCGGCAACAACCAGGAGTCGTCGTCGGAGTCCATCAACCTCAGCGCGGGACTGGTCCTGTGGGGTTCGGCGACCGGCAACGACGAACTGCGTGAGCTGGGTTCGTACCTCCTGGCCACCGAGTCCGAGGCGATCGGGCAGTACTGGTTCGACGCGGACCAGGAGGTCTTCCCCGAGGACTTCCAGCGCGGCACGGTCGGCATGGTGTGGGGCAGTGGCGGCGCGTACTCCACCTGGTGGACCGCCAACCCTGAGGAGATCCACGGCATCAACGTCCTTCCCGTGACCGGCGGTTCGCTGCACCTGGGCCGTGAGAAGGAGGCCATCGGCCGCAACATCGCCGAGATGGAGCAGGAGAACGGCGGACCGGCCGTCGAATGGCGCGACATCCTCTGGGAGTTCGAGGCGATCGCCGACCCGGCGGGAGCGAAGGCCAAGTGGGACGCGGGCCAGGCGGCGCTGTCCCCGGAGGCGGGCGAGTCCAAGGCCCATGTCCACCACTGGATCGGCACCCTCGACGCGGTCGGCGCCCCCGACCCGGCGGTCACCGGGTCGATCCCGACCTCGGCCGTCTTCACCAAGGGCGGGGTGAGCACGTACGCGGCGCACAACTTCGCCTCGACGGAGCAGACCGTGACGTTCTCGGACGGCACGACGCTCACGGTGCCGGCGCGGTCGGCGGCGAGCACCACGGGTTAG
- a CDS encoding M14 family metallocarboxypeptidase, whose amino-acid sequence MTSRIRTLVLSVAAAALVVPLTALPSSARPAAPADTPPRTGFEESDGAEWTSLEREQEFLAAVERGGERVAVSTIGTTKQGRPLNLVELGNKRSVASVLLICSQHGDEPSGREACLTTVRDLAYPKDRATKRFLDRTSVLVVPTANPDGRAADTRGNSDGVDINRDHIALKTAEGRTMAALTRDREPDIIYDLHEYGATPPYYDKDLFDLWPRNLNTSSRVHKEAQTLSEAYVRPAARAGDHSIGTYGIWTDPVTGDPIKQTAGDGQERILRNASGVKHSVGLLIESRVDPRSEAEENDPALNQRRRVDSQLDSLKGLFGYTDERRVQMAAATALSRAAGLLDRGAVYLSGADNEPATPEDTVENPPCGYRLDAAQYADVKDELALHGVKALPTRGDTAFVPLRQSQRKLIPLLLDGRATYHLTVGQPVATC is encoded by the coding sequence ATGACGTCCCGGATTCGCACCCTCGTCCTGTCGGTGGCCGCAGCCGCCCTCGTCGTCCCCCTCACCGCACTTCCCTCCTCCGCCCGCCCCGCCGCCCCTGCCGACACCCCGCCGCGCACCGGCTTCGAGGAGAGCGACGGCGCCGAGTGGACCTCCCTGGAGCGTGAGCAGGAATTCCTCGCCGCCGTCGAGCGCGGCGGCGAAAGGGTCGCGGTCAGCACCATCGGCACCACCAAGCAGGGCCGCCCGCTCAACCTCGTCGAGCTGGGCAACAAGCGCTCGGTGGCCAGCGTCCTGCTGATCTGCAGCCAGCACGGCGACGAGCCGTCGGGCCGCGAGGCGTGCCTCACCACCGTCCGCGACCTGGCCTATCCGAAGGACCGTGCGACGAAGCGGTTCCTGGACCGTACGAGCGTCCTGGTCGTCCCGACCGCCAACCCCGACGGCCGCGCCGCCGACACGCGTGGCAACTCCGACGGCGTCGACATCAACCGCGACCACATCGCGCTCAAGACGGCCGAGGGCCGCACCATGGCCGCCCTCACCCGCGACCGCGAGCCCGACATCATCTACGACCTGCACGAGTACGGGGCCACCCCGCCGTACTACGACAAGGACCTGTTCGACCTCTGGCCGCGCAACCTCAACACCTCCTCGCGGGTCCACAAGGAGGCGCAGACCCTGTCGGAGGCGTACGTCCGCCCGGCCGCCCGCGCCGGCGACCACTCCATCGGCACGTACGGCATCTGGACCGACCCCGTCACCGGCGACCCGATCAAGCAGACCGCGGGCGACGGCCAGGAGCGCATCCTGCGCAACGCCTCCGGCGTCAAGCACTCCGTCGGTCTGCTCATCGAGAGCCGGGTCGACCCGAGGTCCGAGGCCGAGGAGAACGATCCCGCGCTGAACCAGCGGCGCCGGGTCGACAGCCAACTCGACTCCCTGAAGGGCCTGTTCGGCTACACCGACGAGCGCCGCGTACAGATGGCCGCCGCCACCGCGCTGTCGCGCGCCGCCGGACTGCTCGACCGCGGCGCGGTCTACCTCTCAGGGGCCGACAACGAGCCCGCGACCCCCGAGGACACCGTCGAGAACCCACCCTGCGGCTACCGCCTGGACGCCGCCCAGTACGCGGACGTGAAGGACGAGCTGGCGTTGCACGGTGTGAAGGCCCTGCCCACGCGCGGTGACACCGCCTTCGTGCCGCTGCGCCAGTCCCAGCGCAAGCTGATCCCGCTCCTCCTCGACGGACGCGCCACCTACCACCTCACCGTTGGACAACCAGTGGCGACTTGTTGA